The following proteins are encoded in a genomic region of Nomascus leucogenys isolate Asia chromosome 17, Asia_NLE_v1, whole genome shotgun sequence:
- the UBXN6 gene encoding UBX domain-containing protein 6 isoform X3 translates to MAAAAALARLEQKQPRAWGPTSQDTIRNQVRKELQAEATVSMSPEAPGTNVVSEPREEGSAHLAVPGVYFTCPLTGATLRKDQRDTRIKEAILSHFSTDPVAASIMKIYTFNKDQDRVKLGVDTIAKYLDNIHLHPEEEKYRKIKLQNKVFQERINCLEGTHEFFEAIGFQKVLLPIQDQEDPEEFYVLSETTLAQPQSLERHKEQLLAAEPVRAKLDRQRRVFQPSPLASQFELPGDFFNLTAEEIRREQRLRSDAVERLSMLRTKAMREKEEQRGLRKYTYTLLRVRLPDGCLLQGTFYARERLGAVYGFVREALQSDWLPFELLASGGQKLSEDENLALNECGLVPSALLTFSWDMAVLEDIKAAGAEPDSILKPELLSAIEKLS, encoded by the exons ATGGCggctgctgctgccctggcccGGCTGGAGCAGAAGCAGCCCCGGGCCTGGGGCCCCACGTCGCAGGACACCATCCGAAACCAGG TGAGAAAGGAACTTCAAGCCGAAGCCACCGTCAGCATGAGCCCCGAGGCCCCAGGGACCAATGTG GTATCTGAGCCCAGAGAGGAAGGCTCCGCCCACCTGGCCGTGCCTGGCGTGTACTTCACCTGTCCGCTCACTGGGGCCACCCTGAGGAAGGACCAGCGGGACACCCGCATCAAGGAGGCCATTCTCTCA CACTTCTCCACCGACCCAGTGGCCGCCTCCATCATGAAGATCTACACATTCAACAAAGACCAGGACCGGGTGAAGCTGGGCGTGGACACCATTGCCAA GTACCTGGACAACATCCACCTGCACCCCGAGGAGGAGAAGTACCGGAAGATCAAGCTGCAGAACAAAGTGTTTCAG GAGCGCATTAACTGCCTGGAAGGGACCCACGAGTTTTTTGAGGCTATTGGTTTCCAGAAGGTGTTGCTTCCCATCCAGGATCAGG AGGACCCTGAGGAGTTCTACGTGCTGAGCGAGACAACCTTGGCCCAGCCCCAGAGCCTGGAGAGGCACAAGGAACAGCTGCTGGCTGCGGAGCCCGTGCGCGCCAAGCTGGACCGGCAGCGCCGTGTCTTCCAGCCCTCGCCTCTGGCCTCGCAGTTCGAACTGCCCGGGGACTTCTTCAACCTCACAGCAGAGGAGATCAGGCGGGAGCAGAGGCTCAG GTCCGACGCGGTGGAGCGGCTGAGCATGCTGCGGACCAAGGCCATGCGGGAGAAGGAGGAGCAGCGGGGGCTGCGCAAGTACACCTACACGCTGCTGCGCGTGCGCCTCCCCGATGGCTGCCTCCTGCAGG GGACCTTCTATGCCCGGGAGCGGCTGGGGGCGGTGTACGGGTTCGTCCGGGAGGCCCTGCAGAGCGACTGGCTGCCTTTTGAGCTGTTGGCCTCAGGAGGGCAGAAGCTGTCCGAGGACGAGAACCTGGCCTTGAACGAGTGCGGGCTG GTGCCCTCTGCCCTCCTGACCTTCTCGTGGGACATGGCTGTGCTGGAGGACATCAAGGCCGCGGGGGCCGAGCCAGACTCCATCCTGAAACCCGAGCTCCTGTCAGCCATCGAGAAGCTCTCGTGA
- the UBXN6 gene encoding UBX domain-containing protein 6 isoform X2, whose product MKKFFQEFKADIKFKSAGPGQKLKESVGEKAHKEKPSQPAPRPPRQGPTNEAQMAAAAALARLEQKQPRAWGPTSQDTIRNQVRKELQAEATVSMSPEAPGTNVVSEPREEGSAHLAVPGVYFTCPLTGATLRKDQRDTRIKEAILSHFSTDPVAASIMKIYTFNKDQDRVKLGVDTIAKYLDNIHLHPEEEKYRKIKLQNKVFQERINCLEGTHEFFEAIGFQKVLLPIQDQEDPEEFYVLSETTLAQPQSLERHKEQLLAAEPVRAKLDRQRRVFQPSPLASQFELPGDFFNLTAEEIRREQRLRSDAVERLSMLRTKAMREKEEQRGLRKYTYTLLRVRLPDGCLLQGTFYARERLGAVYGFVREALQSDWLPFELLASGGQKLSEDENLALNECGLVPSALLTFSWDMAVLEDIKAAGAEPDSILKPELLSAIEKLS is encoded by the exons ATGAAGAAATtctttcaggagttcaaggccgaCATCAAGTTCAAGAGCGCGGGACCCGGTCAGAAGCTCAAAGAGTCCGTGGG GGAAAAggcccacaaagagaagcccagcCAGCCAGCCCCCAGGCCGCCCCGCCAGGGACCCACCAATGAGGCACAGATGGCggctgctgctgccctggcccGGCTGGAGCAGAAGCAGCCCCGGGCCTGGGGCCCCACGTCGCAGGACACCATCCGAAACCAGG TGAGAAAGGAACTTCAAGCCGAAGCCACCGTCAGCATGAGCCCCGAGGCCCCAGGGACCAATGTG GTATCTGAGCCCAGAGAGGAAGGCTCCGCCCACCTGGCCGTGCCTGGCGTGTACTTCACCTGTCCGCTCACTGGGGCCACCCTGAGGAAGGACCAGCGGGACACCCGCATCAAGGAGGCCATTCTCTCA CACTTCTCCACCGACCCAGTGGCCGCCTCCATCATGAAGATCTACACATTCAACAAAGACCAGGACCGGGTGAAGCTGGGCGTGGACACCATTGCCAA GTACCTGGACAACATCCACCTGCACCCCGAGGAGGAGAAGTACCGGAAGATCAAGCTGCAGAACAAAGTGTTTCAG GAGCGCATTAACTGCCTGGAAGGGACCCACGAGTTTTTTGAGGCTATTGGTTTCCAGAAGGTGTTGCTTCCCATCCAGGATCAGG AGGACCCTGAGGAGTTCTACGTGCTGAGCGAGACAACCTTGGCCCAGCCCCAGAGCCTGGAGAGGCACAAGGAACAGCTGCTGGCTGCGGAGCCCGTGCGCGCCAAGCTGGACCGGCAGCGCCGTGTCTTCCAGCCCTCGCCTCTGGCCTCGCAGTTCGAACTGCCCGGGGACTTCTTCAACCTCACAGCAGAGGAGATCAGGCGGGAGCAGAGGCTCAG GTCCGACGCGGTGGAGCGGCTGAGCATGCTGCGGACCAAGGCCATGCGGGAGAAGGAGGAGCAGCGGGGGCTGCGCAAGTACACCTACACGCTGCTGCGCGTGCGCCTCCCCGATGGCTGCCTCCTGCAGG GGACCTTCTATGCCCGGGAGCGGCTGGGGGCGGTGTACGGGTTCGTCCGGGAGGCCCTGCAGAGCGACTGGCTGCCTTTTGAGCTGTTGGCCTCAGGAGGGCAGAAGCTGTCCGAGGACGAGAACCTGGCCTTGAACGAGTGCGGGCTG GTGCCCTCTGCCCTCCTGACCTTCTCGTGGGACATGGCTGTGCTGGAGGACATCAAGGCCGCGGGGGCCGAGCCAGACTCCATCCTGAAACCCGAGCTCCTGTCAGCCATCGAGAAGCTCTCGTGA
- the UBXN6 gene encoding UBX domain-containing protein 6 isoform X1: protein MVLVARAGEGQKLLCVTARQLCRPPREDTLPLPRSVPREKAHKEKPSQPAPRPPRQGPTNEAQMAAAAALARLEQKQPRAWGPTSQDTIRNQVRKELQAEATVSMSPEAPGTNVVSEPREEGSAHLAVPGVYFTCPLTGATLRKDQRDTRIKEAILSHFSTDPVAASIMKIYTFNKDQDRVKLGVDTIAKYLDNIHLHPEEEKYRKIKLQNKVFQERINCLEGTHEFFEAIGFQKVLLPIQDQEDPEEFYVLSETTLAQPQSLERHKEQLLAAEPVRAKLDRQRRVFQPSPLASQFELPGDFFNLTAEEIRREQRLRSDAVERLSMLRTKAMREKEEQRGLRKYTYTLLRVRLPDGCLLQGTFYARERLGAVYGFVREALQSDWLPFELLASGGQKLSEDENLALNECGLVPSALLTFSWDMAVLEDIKAAGAEPDSILKPELLSAIEKLS, encoded by the exons ATGGTGCTGGTGGCAAGAGCTGGGGAGGGGCAGAAGCTCCTCTGTGTGACTGCACGTCAGCTTTGCCGGCCACCTCGGGAGGATACACTCCCTCTCCCTCGGTCTGTTCCCAGGGAAAAggcccacaaagagaagcccagcCAGCCAGCCCCCAGGCCGCCCCGCCAGGGACCCACCAATGAGGCACAGATGGCggctgctgctgccctggcccGGCTGGAGCAGAAGCAGCCCCGGGCCTGGGGCCCCACGTCGCAGGACACCATCCGAAACCAGG TGAGAAAGGAACTTCAAGCCGAAGCCACCGTCAGCATGAGCCCCGAGGCCCCAGGGACCAATGTG GTATCTGAGCCCAGAGAGGAAGGCTCCGCCCACCTGGCCGTGCCTGGCGTGTACTTCACCTGTCCGCTCACTGGGGCCACCCTGAGGAAGGACCAGCGGGACACCCGCATCAAGGAGGCCATTCTCTCA CACTTCTCCACCGACCCAGTGGCCGCCTCCATCATGAAGATCTACACATTCAACAAAGACCAGGACCGGGTGAAGCTGGGCGTGGACACCATTGCCAA GTACCTGGACAACATCCACCTGCACCCCGAGGAGGAGAAGTACCGGAAGATCAAGCTGCAGAACAAAGTGTTTCAG GAGCGCATTAACTGCCTGGAAGGGACCCACGAGTTTTTTGAGGCTATTGGTTTCCAGAAGGTGTTGCTTCCCATCCAGGATCAGG AGGACCCTGAGGAGTTCTACGTGCTGAGCGAGACAACCTTGGCCCAGCCCCAGAGCCTGGAGAGGCACAAGGAACAGCTGCTGGCTGCGGAGCCCGTGCGCGCCAAGCTGGACCGGCAGCGCCGTGTCTTCCAGCCCTCGCCTCTGGCCTCGCAGTTCGAACTGCCCGGGGACTTCTTCAACCTCACAGCAGAGGAGATCAGGCGGGAGCAGAGGCTCAG GTCCGACGCGGTGGAGCGGCTGAGCATGCTGCGGACCAAGGCCATGCGGGAGAAGGAGGAGCAGCGGGGGCTGCGCAAGTACACCTACACGCTGCTGCGCGTGCGCCTCCCCGATGGCTGCCTCCTGCAGG GGACCTTCTATGCCCGGGAGCGGCTGGGGGCGGTGTACGGGTTCGTCCGGGAGGCCCTGCAGAGCGACTGGCTGCCTTTTGAGCTGTTGGCCTCAGGAGGGCAGAAGCTGTCCGAGGACGAGAACCTGGCCTTGAACGAGTGCGGGCTG GTGCCCTCTGCCCTCCTGACCTTCTCGTGGGACATGGCTGTGCTGGAGGACATCAAGGCCGCGGGGGCCGAGCCAGACTCCATCCTGAAACCCGAGCTCCTGTCAGCCATCGAGAAGCTCTCGTGA